Within the Pseudonocardia alni genome, the region GGTCGTGGTCGGCGCCGTCGCCGCCGCCGCGATCCTCACGATCAGCCTCAGCCGGCTCTACCTGGGGGTGCACTGGGTCACCGACGTCGCGACCAGCTGGACGCTCGGCGGAGCCTGGCTCGCGGTCGTCGTCACGGGTCTGATGTGGGTGACCGGACGGGGCTCCGAACGACCCTGACCTGCAGATCCTCGTCGACGAGGTGAGCGGCCGACTCACTGCCGGGTACCGACGCGCTCCCTGCCGCCCGGGTCCCCGGTAGAGGGTTCCGGGCCGACGCCACCGGGCCCGGGCCTTTCGGCCCTTCGCCTCCCCGCCGGCCCCGAGCACCATGGAGGCATCGGGGGGATGCCGTCCACCCGCCGCTGGGGAGCAGGCGGGTGGACGAGGGCCGGGGCCGGCCACGCTCAGGGAGAGTGGCCGGCCCCGGTGTTCCCCTGAGCGCCGGGGGAACGGCTCTCTCCGATTCCGAGATTGCAGCACGGCGTGAGGTATGTGTTCCGTGCAAGCCGGTCGCGACGATTCTCCGGCGACATTTCTCCGGGACGGATCGGCACCACCACGGACGACACGTCCGGTGCTGACGTCGCACTCGACGCGCACCTGGGGTGGACGCTGTACCGGGTGCTCGACGGGCTGCGGTTCCCCGGTGCCGCGCCGGCGCGTCCTCGCGCAGGCCGACGCCTGAGGGTCGGCGGCAGCCTCCGTCTCTGGCTGACCGACCTCCCCGAGGGCAGCTACGCCGGCGTCCACACCGTCGTCGCGGAGATCCGTCGGAGCCGGCGGACCTCGACGTCGGTGGTGGCCGGACCGCAGGCGTCCCGACGGCTCAGCCCGGCGCCACCGTCCGTCGCCGGACGCGCCCTCCGGCCCGGCCGCGGGGGCCCTTCGGCCGGGGCGCGGACGGCGGGCAGTGGGCCAGCCTGGGGGACGAGGGAGGGAGCCCGATGAACGATGCGAACGAGTCCCCCGAAGTCGTCGGTGTCGACGGGTCGGAGTCCGCGCTGAAGGCGGTGCGGTGGGCGGCCCGGGACGCGGCCGCGGCCGGACGCCCCCTGCGCCTGGTCGCGGTGGCCACGGACCCGCCGCTGCTTGCCGACGCCGGACCCCAGGTGTGGGCCGAGCTGAGGGCGGCCACCGTCGCGGCGGCCGAGGACCACCTCCGGGCGGCGGCCGCGGCGGTGGCCCCGCTCCTGCCCCCCGAGCGGGTCGGGACCGTCGTCCGGGACGGGAGACCGGCCGCGGTGCTCGCCGACGAGTCACGGCACGCCGCGGCCGTCGTGGTCGGCAACCGCGGACGAGGTGGCTTCCGCGGTCTGCTGCTGGGGTCGACGGGTGTCGCACTGACCGCGTCGGCGCACTGCCCGCTCGTCGTCGTACGGGGGAACGAGGCCGCCGACGGCCCCGTCGTCGTCGGGGTGGACGGGTCGGACGGCTCCGAGGCGGCACTCGCCTACGCCGTCGAGACGGCCGCGCAGCGGCGGACCGCACTGGTCGCCGTACGGGCCTGGGGGGAACCGGCCATGGATCCGGCGGTCGCGGTGCTGCTCGACACGGTGGAGCTGCGCCGCGCGCAGGCCGAGGAGCTGGAGCAGGCGGTGGCGGCGCTGCGCGAGAAGTACCCGGACGTACCGGTCACGACGCACGTGACCCACGGCTCGCCCGCGGCGGCCCTGAAGGGGGCCTCGGCCGAGGCGGGGATGGTCGTCGTCGGTGCGCGTGGACGGGGAGGTCTCGCCGGTCTCGTCCTGGGCTCGGTCGCCCAGTCCCTGGTGCACCACGCCGCCTGCCCGGTGGCCGTCGTCCGTCCCGAGGTCTCCCGGCGGGTGGCGGGATGACGGGTCCGGCGGCGGCCGGCCCCCGCGTGCTGGTCGGGTTCGACGGGTCGCCTGCCGCGATCGCCGCACTGGGGGTGGCCGCCGACCTGCTGCCCGGCGCCGACGCGACCGTGCTGCACCTGTGGACGCCACCCTTCGCCGGGGACGTCCTGCGACGCCGGCTCGTCGACCGGGCCCGCACCGTCGACGAGCTGATGGGGCTCGTCGAGCAGGAGGGTGCCGCCGAGGCCCAACGGGTGGCACGGCTCGGCTGCGTCGTCGCCCGGGCGGAGGGGTGGACGGCCACGGCGCGGGTGGCACGCAGCTACGGCGGCGACGGCCTGCGCTTCGCGGCCGTGGCCCAGGAGAGCGGTGCGGACCTGGTGCTCGTCGGGGCCCGCGGCCTGAGCGGCGTCTCCGCGGTGCTGGACAGCACGACCGACCTCGTCGTCCAGCACAGCCCCGTTCCGGTGCTCGTCGTGCCGTTCCCGATGCTCGTCGACGAACGCGAGCGGGCCCGGACGGGGCCGGTGGTCGTCGGGTGGGACGGGTCGCCGGGGGCGGCGCAGGCGCTGCACGAGGCCGAGGCGCTGTTCCCCGGACGGCCCCGGGTCGCCGTCGTCGTCGGCGACGACGATCGGGGCGCGGTGCCGCTCGACGGCGACGGCCGCGGGGTGACCCTGCGGCGGGTGCCGGCCCCGCACCCGGTGCCCGGCCCGGCGCGGGCGACCGCCCGCGCCCTGGCCGAGGCGGCCCGTCGGGAGGCGGCGTCGGTCGTCGTGGTGGGGTCTCGGGGGCGGTCCACCTGGCGGACGGAGCTGCTCGGGAGCACGGCGCTGGCCGTGCTGCGGCGTACCCACGTCCCGGTGCTGGTGGTTCCGGCGGCGGCACGGGTCACCTGCGGTGCCGAGCCGGTCGGGTCGGGCGCGGAGAGCAGCTGAACCGCTCGGCCCGCCCCGCCGGGGCCAGGTCTCCGTCGCCCGCGGGGCGGCCCGCACCCGCAGCGCCGCCTCGGCCCCGGTGGCCCGACGTTCCTGCGCGACGCCGACCGTCGTGTTCAGGACGACGACCAGCACGGTCGCCGGGTCCGCGACCCGCTGGTGCAGCATCGCGGCGATCCGGGCCAGGACGGCGGTGAACTCGCGGACGTGCTCCGGCTGCGCGGAGTGCACCGCGCGCAGGATGTCCTCGGTGAACATGGTGAACATCGCCGCGGTCGCCTGGCGGCCGCGCGGCGTCAGCACGACGAGGACGCTGCGCCGGTCGGTGGGATGCGGCACGCGCTGCGCCAGCCCGGCCGCCGTCAGCCGGTCCAGCAGCGTGGTGACGCTCGCCGACGCCACGCCGAGCCGGGTCACCAGTGCCGAGGGCGGCAGCGGCCCGCGGTGGTAGAGCTCGCCGAGGGCCGCGGACTCGGTGAGGCCGACGCCGAGGGCGGCGGCCTCCGCGCGCCGGTACTCGTCGCTGGCGACGATGACGTTCCGCAGCTGCACAGCCATCCGGTCCATTGCCGTCCTTCCGACCGGGGCGACGCTAGGCCACCGCGACGGACGGGGGTCAGGATCGGACGGCAGGGAAGAGCGGGACCTTCGGCCCGTGGCGGCCGGCGCCCGCCGGGTGGTCGGGTCCGTGCGCGCCCGATGTCGCCGAGGCGGCGCCGCGGGGCATCCGGTCGATCCCGGTGCGGCGGTGGGGCCGGGAGCCGGCGGAGCGCTCAGCCCGGGGTGGCGACGGATCCGGCCGCCTCGGCGTCGGAGGTCTCGTAGAGGTCGCGGCGGTAGCGCTCCTTCAGCGTCACCACCGCGACGAAGGTGACCACGGCCGTGGCGATGATGTAGAGCGCGACCGACCAGGAGGCACCCGTGCCCGCCAGCAACGCGGTCATGATGAACGGGGCGAGACCGCCGGCGAACACCGAGGCGAACTGGTAGCCCAGCGAGGCACCCGAGTAGCGGACGTCCGCCGGGAACATCTCGGCGTACAGGGTGGCCTGGGGGCCGTACATCGTCGCGTGGATGGTGAACCCGACCAGCAGGGCGAGGAACACCAGCGGCAGCGAGCCGGTGTCGATCAGCAGGAACATCGGGAAGGCCCAGACCGCCATCAGCACCGTGCCGGTGAGGTAGAGCTTCTTCCGCGAGCCCATCCGGTCGGTCAGACCGCCGAAGAACGGCATCGACACGACCTGTGTCAGGCCCGCGCCCATGACGCACCACAGGATCGCCGACCGGGACATGCCGACCTGTGTGGTGGCGTAGCTCAGCATCCCGCTGATCAGGATGTAGAAGGTGGCGTTGACGACGAAGAACGCGCCCGCGGCCTGGAGGATCTCGCGCCAGTAGTGCCGCACGGCCTGGACGAGCGGTGCCTTGCGCAGTCCGGCGTCGCGCCGGGACTCCGCCGACCGTTGCTGCAGGTCGTGGAACACCGGGGTGTCCTCGATCTTGAGCTGCACGTAGGCGCCGATCAGGACCAGGGCGAGGCCGGAGAGGAACGGGACGCGCCAACCCCAGGCGATGAACTGCTCCTCGGACAGGATGGTGGTCAGCAGGAGGAAGAAGAGGTTGCCCGCGACCGCTCCTGCGATGGCGCCGGTCTGCACGAGCGACCCGTAGAACCCGCGCCGTTCGACCGGGGCGTGCTCGGTGAGCAGCAGCGCGGCGCCGCCCCACTGGGCGCCGACGCCCAGGCCCTGGACCAGGCGGGCGACCACCAGCAGGATCGGTGCCCAGATCCCGATGGTCGCGTACCCGGGCAGGACGCCGATCGCGAACGTCGCCACGCCCATCAGCAGCATGGCGGCGACCAGCGGGGGCTTGCGGCCGAAGCGGTCGCCGACGTGCCCGGCGATGATGCCGCCGAGCGGTCGCGCGACGAAGCCGACGGCGAACGTCGCGAAGGAGGCCAGGGTGCCGGCCACCGGGCTGACCGAGGGGAAGAACAGGTGCCCGAACACGAGGGCGGCGGCCGTGGCGTAGATGAGGAAGTCGAACCATTCGAGCGCGGTGGCGAAGACCGCCGCGGCAGCGAGCCGGCCCATCTTCTTCGGGGGAGCGTGCTGGTCCATCCGGGTCCACCTCCAGGCCGCAACGGTGCGGCGGTGAGGGTGCCGGAGAACGAGGGGCTCCGACACGAGTACGAACGATCGTTCTTAAGACGCTAGCGACTCGGGTCACAGCGGACAAGAGGCATCTCGCCGGGTCGCCCCCCGCGGCGGGCGTCAGTGCGTGAGGGGGGCCTCGAGCAGGGCGAGGGCGTAGCGCGCGTACTGCTCGGCGAGCTGGCCGCGGCCCAGTGCGCCGTCCGGGCGGTACCAGCTCGCGATCGCCGCGACGGCACCGAGGATCGTGCGTGCCGCGTCGGTGGCGTAGGGCGTGCGGAAGGCTCCGTCGGCGACGCCCTGGGCGACGATGCGCTCGAAGGCGTCCTGGGTGGCGTCCCGGTCCTCCACCAGTGCGGCGCGGTCCTCGGGGTCGAGGTAGCGGAGCTCGTTGGTCGCCACCAGGGTCGCCGTCTGGTGTTCGACGACGAACCCGACGTGCGCGCGGACCGCCTCGCGCATGCGGGACGGGGCGTCGTCGCCGGCCAGCTCCACGGCCGACAGGACGCGGCTGCGCAACTCGGCGTTGGCGTGTTGCAGCGCCGCGGCGAGCAGCTTCGACTTCGACGGGAAGTAGTTGTAGAGGTTGGACAGGCTGGTCTCGGCGCCGCGGGCCACGTCGCGCATCGAGGCGCCGTTGAAGCCCTGGGTGCCGAAGGCGTGGATCGCGGCGTTGAGGATCGCGGCCTCGTTCCGCCGCCCCGTCTCGGCGACCAGGGTCGGGGAACGGTCGTTCATGTCGCTCACGGTAGCGCACCCGCTACGGCGCTCCTGCTCTTGACGGGCCGGGAAGCTGCTGATTGCATGGCAGGCGTAAGAACGTTCGTTCGTGTCGTCGCGAGCTCGTCGGGTACGACGATCGCGACGGCCCGTCGGAGAGGACGGTCGATGAGCACCAGTGCCACCACCGGGTCGCCGGTGTACGCCGGTGGGCCCGGGGCAGGGGCGGCCGCGCCCCACTTCGAGGACTTCGAGGTCGGGCAGGTCTACACCGGCCCGGCACGGAGCTTCTCCGCGGCGGTGGTCGCGGCCTTCGCCGAGGTCAGCGGGGACCGGGCCGCGCTGCACACCGAGCACGGCCGGTCCGCCGACGGCCGCCCGCTGGTCCACGGTCCGCTGGGCCTGGCCGGCTTCTTCGGCTGGCACCACGAGCGCGGCCTGTCGGGGCACGTCGAGGCGGCGTTCGACACGCACTGGGATTTCGTGGCGCCGATCCACGTCGGCGACTCGGTCACCTACGAGATGACGGTGACCCGCACCCGTCGCACGTCGGCACTGCGCAACGGTGTCGTCGGCAGGCACGTGGTGGTCCGCAACCAGCACGACGAGATCGTGCAGGTGGGCCGGTCGGCTGCGCTGGTCACGGCGCGCGAGGCGGTCGACGACCGCCGCGCCCGGCTCGGCCGGTCCTTCCCGTCCGTGGAGTGGGCGCGGGCACTGGCCCCCGCGCTCGGCGAGTCGGCCGCGTTCACCCGGGCCACCGGCACTTGGGACGGCACCCTCGGCCTGCGCCTCGGCGGCGACCTGGTGGTGTTCCGTGTCTACAAGGGACGGGTGCTCGAGGCCGGGACCCGGACACCGGACGGGCCGACGTTCGTCGTCTCCGCGCCCGACGTCGTGTGGGCCGGGCTGCTGACCGGTCCGCGGAACGACTTCACCGAGCGGACCCTGCGCGACGAGTTCGAGGTCGAGGGCAGTGCCTACGAGTACCTGCGGCTGACCGCGGCGGTCGTCGCGCTGGTCGACGAGGCGCGGGCGTTCGCCCGCACGGAGGGGACACGATGAGGGCCGACTACGTCGAGGTGGGCGGGACCCGCGCCTTCGTGCTGGAGGAGGGCGCGGGGCAGCCGGTGCTGTGCCTGCACACGGCGGGTCAGAACGGTGTGCAGTGGCGGGAGGTCCAGCCGCGGCTCGCCGAGCTGGGCTACCGGGTGGTGGTCCCGGACCTGCCGGGGCACGGTCGCTCGGAGCCCGCCCCCGGCGGCCCGGTGCGGGACCTGGGTGTCTACGCCCAGTGGTGCGAGGAGCTCATGGACCGGCTCGGGATGGACCGGCCCTTCGTGGTGGGTTGTTCCATCGGGGGCGCCATCACCCTGCAGCTCGCGGTGCGCCGCGGCGAGCGCCTGGCCGGCGCCGTCGCGCTGGCGGCGCACGGCGGCACCGACTCCGCCATGCTGAGCGTCCGCGGGCTGGAACGTGAGCTGGTCGACTCGGCCGCGCCCAGCCGGTCGGACCGGACCTACCTCGGGACGCTCGCCGTCGTCGGGCGGCGGGTGGCGGCCGAGCGGGCGGAGCTGATCGCGCGCATGCACCGCCGCGAGGACCCCGAGATCTCCACCAGCGACCTCATCGGCTGGGCCACCCACGACGTGCTGGCGGAGCTCGACGGCGTGGCCTGCCCGACCCACCTCGTCGTCGGGGACGACGACCTGTGGCTCGACCCCGCCGACGTCCGGCGCGCCGCCGAGCTCATCCCGGACTCCCGCTACACCCTGCTGGACGGCATCGGGCACTATCCGATGGAGGAGGTCGAGGGCTTCGCCGACGTCCTGCACGGCTGGCTCGGTGAGCTGGGCGCCCGCGAGAGCCGGGGTGCCGCATGACCGGCCGCGCGACCACCCTGGCCGACCTGCTGGCCGACACCGCCGCGGCCGCCCCGGAGAGCACCGTGGTCATCGACGGCGGGCCCGCCCCGCGCCGCGTCACCCGCGCGGAGCTGGTCGCACGCGTCCTCACGTTGCGCGAGGACCTGCGGGCCCACGGCGTCGGCGAGGGCGACTGCGTGGGCGTGTGGCTGCCGAACTGGTCCGAGTCGCTGGTGGCGCAGTTCGCCGCGGCCGCGCTCGGTGCCCACGTCATCGGCATCAACACCCGTTACGGCGTGGCGGACGTCGCGCACGTCCTGGACCGGGCCCGGCCGCGGGTGGTGCTGATCGCCCACGACTTCCTCGGCCTGGACCTGCGGGCGAGGCTGCGCGAGGCGGTCGCCGAGGCGGACGTGCCCGCCCCCGGCATCGCCGTCGTGACCGGACCCGGCCGCCCGCCCGCGGACCAGGCCGCCGCCGCGACCTACGACGTCGGCGCGGGGGCCTGGGTGCCCGGCCCGCCGTCGGGTGCGGCCGACCCGCAGGCGCTGCGCGGCACCCGGGACGCCCTGGCCGTGGCGTTCACGACCTCCGGCTCGACCGGCATGCCGAAGCTCGCCGCCCACCTCGGCAGCGGCGTGGCCACCCACGCCCGGAACGTCGCCGCCGCGGGCGGCTGGGACGCGGAGTCGGTCAGCCTGGTCGTGCTGCCGCTGTCCGGGGTCTTCGGCTACGTCCCGGCGCTCGCCGCGATCGCCGCCGGCGGGGCGGCGCTGCTGGAGCCCACGTTCGACGACGACCTGGTCGTGGCCCACATGGGCGAGTTCGGGGTGACGCACCTGGCCTGCGCGGACGACGTGGCCGGGCGGCTGATGGAGAGCCACCGCGCCCACGGCGGCGACCTGTCCGCGTGCCGCCGCCTGCTCATCGGGGACTTCTACGGCAAGTCGATCCAGGTCGCGGAATGGGCCGAGAAGGAGACCGGCACCCCGACCATGGGGATCTTCGGCTCCAGCGAGCTGTTCTCGCTGCTGTCGTTCTGGCACGAGCACGACCCGGCGCCCGCGCGCTGGCGGGCGGGCGGTCGACCCGTGTCCCCGGACATCGAGGTGCGCGCCGTCGACCCGGTCACGGGCGGGCCGCCGCCCGCGGGCGAGCCCGGCGAGCTGCAGTTCCGCGGCTACGCCGTGGTCGACGGCTACCTCGGCGACACCGACGGTGCGATCCGTGCGCGCTCGTTCACCGCCGACGGCTGGTTCCGCTCCGGCGACCTGGGCACGGTCCACCCGGACGGCGCGTTCGACTACGCGGGCCGGATGGGCGACTCGTTCCGGCTGCGCGGCTTCCTCGTGGAGCCCGCCGAGATCGAGATCCGCCTCGCCGAGCACCCGGACGTGGCCCGGAGCAAGGTCGTCGGCGTCACCGTGGACGGGGACACCAGGGCCGTCGCGTTCGTCGAGGCCGTGCCCGGCACCACCCCGGACCCGGCCGCGCTGCGGGCCTGGTGTGCCCAGGCCCTCGCGACGTT harbors:
- a CDS encoding MFS transporter, which codes for MDQHAPPKKMGRLAAAAVFATALEWFDFLIYATAAALVFGHLFFPSVSPVAGTLASFATFAVGFVARPLGGIIAGHVGDRFGRKPPLVAAMLLMGVATFAIGVLPGYATIGIWAPILLVVARLVQGLGVGAQWGGAALLLTEHAPVERRGFYGSLVQTGAIAGAVAGNLFFLLLTTILSEEQFIAWGWRVPFLSGLALVLIGAYVQLKIEDTPVFHDLQQRSAESRRDAGLRKAPLVQAVRHYWREILQAAGAFFVVNATFYILISGMLSYATTQVGMSRSAILWCVMGAGLTQVVSMPFFGGLTDRMGSRKKLYLTGTVLMAVWAFPMFLLIDTGSLPLVFLALLVGFTIHATMYGPQATLYAEMFPADVRYSGASLGYQFASVFAGGLAPFIMTALLAGTGASWSVALYIIATAVVTFVAVVTLKERYRRDLYETSDAEAAGSVATPG
- a CDS encoding AMP-binding protein — its product is MTGRATTLADLLADTAAAAPESTVVIDGGPAPRRVTRAELVARVLTLREDLRAHGVGEGDCVGVWLPNWSESLVAQFAAAALGAHVIGINTRYGVADVAHVLDRARPRVVLIAHDFLGLDLRARLREAVAEADVPAPGIAVVTGPGRPPADQAAAATYDVGAGAWVPGPPSGAADPQALRGTRDALAVAFTTSGSTGMPKLAAHLGSGVATHARNVAAAGGWDAESVSLVVLPLSGVFGYVPALAAIAAGGAALLEPTFDDDLVVAHMGEFGVTHLACADDVAGRLMESHRAHGGDLSACRRLLIGDFYGKSIQVAEWAEKETGTPTMGIFGSSELFSLLSFWHEHDPAPARWRAGGRPVSPDIEVRAVDPVTGGPPPAGEPGELQFRGYAVVDGYLGDTDGAIRARSFTADGWFRSGDLGTVHPDGAFDYAGRMGDSFRLRGFLVEPAEIEIRLAEHPDVARSKVVGVTVDGDTRAVAFVEAVPGTTPDPAALRAWCAQALATFKVPDSVHLVEQMPTTVGTNGSKIKAAALRELAARLYSSTEVPT
- a CDS encoding universal stress protein; translation: MNDANESPEVVGVDGSESALKAVRWAARDAAAAGRPLRLVAVATDPPLLADAGPQVWAELRAATVAAAEDHLRAAAAAVAPLLPPERVGTVVRDGRPAAVLADESRHAAAVVVGNRGRGGFRGLLLGSTGVALTASAHCPLVVVRGNEAADGPVVVGVDGSDGSEAALAYAVETAAQRRTALVAVRAWGEPAMDPAVAVLLDTVELRRAQAEELEQAVAALREKYPDVPVTTHVTHGSPAAALKGASAEAGMVVVGARGRGGLAGLVLGSVAQSLVHHAACPVAVVRPEVSRRVAG
- a CDS encoding universal stress protein, which translates into the protein MTGPAAAGPRVLVGFDGSPAAIAALGVAADLLPGADATVLHLWTPPFAGDVLRRRLVDRARTVDELMGLVEQEGAAEAQRVARLGCVVARAEGWTATARVARSYGGDGLRFAAVAQESGADLVLVGARGLSGVSAVLDSTTDLVVQHSPVPVLVVPFPMLVDERERARTGPVVVGWDGSPGAAQALHEAEALFPGRPRVAVVVGDDDRGAVPLDGDGRGVTLRRVPAPHPVPGPARATARALAEAARREAASVVVVGSRGRSTWRTELLGSTALAVLRRTHVPVLVVPAAARVTCGAEPVGSGAESS
- a CDS encoding TetR/AcrR family transcriptional regulator, translating into MNDRSPTLVAETGRRNEAAILNAAIHAFGTQGFNGASMRDVARGAETSLSNLYNYFPSKSKLLAAALQHANAELRSRVLSAVELAGDDAPSRMREAVRAHVGFVVEHQTATLVATNELRYLDPEDRAALVEDRDATQDAFERIVAQGVADGAFRTPYATDAARTILGAVAAIASWYRPDGALGRGQLAEQYARYALALLEAPLTH
- a CDS encoding alpha/beta fold hydrolase, which translates into the protein MRADYVEVGGTRAFVLEEGAGQPVLCLHTAGQNGVQWREVQPRLAELGYRVVVPDLPGHGRSEPAPGGPVRDLGVYAQWCEELMDRLGMDRPFVVGCSIGGAITLQLAVRRGERLAGAVALAAHGGTDSAMLSVRGLERELVDSAAPSRSDRTYLGTLAVVGRRVAAERAELIARMHRREDPEISTSDLIGWATHDVLAELDGVACPTHLVVGDDDLWLDPADVRRAAELIPDSRYTLLDGIGHYPMEEVEGFADVLHGWLGELGARESRGAA
- a CDS encoding hotdog domain-containing protein, which codes for MSTSATTGSPVYAGGPGAGAAAPHFEDFEVGQVYTGPARSFSAAVVAAFAEVSGDRAALHTEHGRSADGRPLVHGPLGLAGFFGWHHERGLSGHVEAAFDTHWDFVAPIHVGDSVTYEMTVTRTRRTSALRNGVVGRHVVVRNQHDEIVQVGRSAALVTAREAVDDRRARLGRSFPSVEWARALAPALGESAAFTRATGTWDGTLGLRLGGDLVVFRVYKGRVLEAGTRTPDGPTFVVSAPDVVWAGLLTGPRNDFTERTLRDEFEVEGSAYEYLRLTAAVVALVDEARAFARTEGTR